In the Alistipes provencensis genome, GACTATCCGGGCGTCGTGGAGGACCGTCTGATCAGCGAGGCCGACCAGACCACGGGCAACCCCTATTACCAGATGATGCGCGGCCGCTTCATCCAGCTCACCGATTCCAAGCTCTTCTCGGACATCATCCTCAACCAGAAGCTCGACTTCATCACCAAGGGCCTCTCGGTGCAGGGCAAGGTGTCGCTGAGCACTTATTATAAATATACGACCCTGCGCACCGAGTACGACCGTCCGGCTTGGTACCTCGATTTCTCGAAGATCGGCACCGACGAGAACGCATGGCGCCGCACGGGCGACAACGGCTATCTCTATGTGCCCAATCCGGTCTATACGACGGCCGGCAACGCGCTGCAGGACGGCTACTACCTCGACCTCTATTACGACATCTCGCTCAACTACAACCGCACCTTCGGCCGCCACAACGTGACGGGGCTGGTGCTCTTCAACCGGCAGGAGCAGGACAAGGGTTCGGATTTCCCCTACTACAACGAAGCGATCGTGGCGCGCGCCACCTACGATTTCGCCCATAAGTATCTCGTCGAGGTCAACATGGGTTACACGGGTTCGGAGCGTTTCGCCCCGGGCAACCGCTTCGGTTTCTTCCCCTCGGGCGCTGTGGGATGGGTGGTTTCGGAGGAGCGTTTCTTCGAGCCGCTGAAACCGTGGTTCAGCAAGCTGAAACTCCGCTATTCGCAGGGTCTGGTCGGCAGCGACTACGCCAACAACCGCTGGCTCTACATGAGCGAATTCTCGAAGGACTCCAACGGCAACATCGTCGAGGACAAGATCGCCAACAGCTCGGTGCAGTGGGAGCAGGCCATGAAACGCGACCTCGGCATCGAGATGAGCTTCCTCCGGGACGAACTCCACCTGAGCGTGGACCTCTTCGACGAGAAGCGCGACAAGATGCTCATCTCGGTGGACAACACGACCCCGATGTGGATCGGCAATACCTCGAAGGAGCTCAACAAGGGTAAGATCAAGAAGCACGGCATCGAGCTGGAACTCTCTTACCGCAAACAACTGAACAAGGACTGGACGATCTTTCTGGGCGGCAACTTCTCGTTCAACGAGAACCGCATCCTCTATGCCGACGACGCCCTCTACGCCCTTGCGCACCAGCGCAAGGTCGGGACGGCCTTGGGTGCACAGCTCAGCGGCGCGTACCTCGTGGGCAACGGCTACCTCACGTCGGTGGACGACATCCACAGCAACTTCCTGCCCGGCAAGGTCAGCGACGTGGTGGTCGGCGACTACAAGTTCCTCGACTTCACGGGCGACGGCAAGATCGACAAGGACGACCTCGCACGCATGGAGGGTTCGCTCAATCCCCCGATCGCCTATGCCTTCAACGCGGGTTTCAAGTGGAAGGGCCTCGACGTGAACGTCCTCTTCCAAGGCTATGCCAAGAAATGGGTCAACTTCGACCAGATGTACGAATGGGAGTTCTACAAGGGCAACTACCGCACCCACCTTTCGTCGCTCGACTACTGGTCGCCGTCGAATCCCGGCGGCAACCACGGAGCCGTACACTACACCGCTTCGTCGCAGGTCAACATGAACTGGTCGGGCTACAATGAGAGTGCGACGACGGGCGGTTACAACGCCAAACTCGCCGGCCGCTCGTGGCGCCGCGCCGACTACCTGCGTCTGAAGGAGGTTTCGATCGGCTACACATGGAGCGGTCCGAAGATCAAGCAGGCGCTGGGCGTGCGTGCCCTGAAAGTGTACGCCACGGGTAACAACCTGCTGACCTTCACCGACCTGCTCGAGGGCGATCCCGAAAACAAGTACCTCGTGTGGGGTCAGTATCCGCAGATGATGACCATCAAACTGGGTCTTCAGGTATCGTTCTAACCCCAAAAACGCAAACAGACCATGAAACATATATTGACAAAGGTATTGAGCTGGGCGATGCTGGCGGCGGTTGCCGCGGGCAGCACTTCGTGCCTGAACGAATATCTCGACAAGGCACCCGACGCCGGACTGGACGAAAAGGAGGTTTTCTCGAAGTACGCCAACTTCAAGAGCTACTTCAACGCGGCCTACAACGGAGCCAATTTCAACATCAAGGCCCACTATCCGCTGTGGTTCGCCGGCAACAACCAGAAATACACGATGGAGGGCCTTACCGACATGTGCGACATGACCCGTATCCAGCGCTGCCAGCCCGGCCGCATGGGCGATGGTTCGACTGTGACC is a window encoding:
- a CDS encoding SusC/RagA family TonB-linked outer membrane protein produces the protein MSKSTKYAISGTGRWGALRFAVLVLALCLLQAPGAVAAPAAAAQAGNAASKHRIQGTVVDQAGAPVIGANVIVEGTTTGTTTDVKGAFSLEVPAKGRLQVSYLGYETQLVTLTSQTQYVVTLQENAAAIADVVVVGYGVQRKESVVGAISQVKGDALVDSGVSNITNALAGKLSGVTTLQTSGQPGQNDAEILIRGVSSFSNSNPLVLVDGVERDFSTIDPNEVANISVLKDASATAVFGAKGANGVIIVTTKSGQEGKPKMDFSFSTGFAVPINTPKHIDSYRTMSLMNVAKMNDQLFDSLTSEADLNEYRRPSSRLNALRYPDVNWLDEMTDSFASTINANFNIQGGTRFVKYFASVGYAHEGSIFKGVNDGKIDSRYYYNRFNFRTNVDFNVTPTTVVSFKLGGNVGIKNKPQPQDGDDGMWKYIFGSSTAKYPMYYPSWVLEEVPDLDYPGVVEDRLISEADQTTGNPYYQMMRGRFIQLTDSKLFSDIILNQKLDFITKGLSVQGKVSLSTYYKYTTLRTEYDRPAWYLDFSKIGTDENAWRRTGDNGYLYVPNPVYTTAGNALQDGYYLDLYYDISLNYNRTFGRHNVTGLVLFNRQEQDKGSDFPYYNEAIVARATYDFAHKYLVEVNMGYTGSERFAPGNRFGFFPSGAVGWVVSEERFFEPLKPWFSKLKLRYSQGLVGSDYANNRWLYMSEFSKDSNGNIVEDKIANSSVQWEQAMKRDLGIEMSFLRDELHLSVDLFDEKRDKMLISVDNTTPMWIGNTSKELNKGKIKKHGIELELSYRKQLNKDWTIFLGGNFSFNENRILYADDALYALAHQRKVGTALGAQLSGAYLVGNGYLTSVDDIHSNFLPGKVSDVVVGDYKFLDFTGDGKIDKDDLARMEGSLNPPIAYAFNAGFKWKGLDVNVLFQGYAKKWVNFDQMYEWEFYKGNYRTHLSSLDYWSPSNPGGNHGAVHYTASSQVNMNWSGYNESATTGGYNAKLAGRSWRRADYLRLKEVSIGYTWSGPKIKQALGVRALKVYATGNNLLTFTDLLEGDPENKYLVWGQYPQMMTIKLGLQVSF